In Eucalyptus grandis mitochondrion, complete genome, a single genomic region encodes these proteins:
- the sdh4 gene encoding succinate dehydrogenase subunit 4 (sdh4), whose translation MVLAFCRRGSVIPICIYLLVGRYMKERINGLRNESSKTKRTGLFQRMTAALPLPLIIIYKKVSSTFLSNLSLFWHINEGIEEIMADHVHQEMTRNLILVYLRLFLLIVIKDVFLSLVFFSEQIEEPNGSNSNIKASVISIKEKNSPMSTVRNRSESYPLFLGFCNQKPGNLPSPNGKKFSRHSLGLKSSIY comes from the coding sequence ATGGTACTGGCATTTTGTAGACGTGGTTCGGTTATTCCTATTTGTATCTATCTATTGGTGGGGAGGTATATGAAGGAACGAATAAATGGATTGAGGAATGAGAGCTCGAAGACAAAGAGAACCGGGCTTTTCCAAAGAATGACTGCAGCTTTACCACTCCCTTTGATTATCATATACAAAAAGGTCTCTTCCACTTTCCTATCAAATCTCTCTCTATTCTGGCACATAAATGAAGGGATCGAAGAGATTATGGCAGATCATGTTCACCAAGAAATGACCCGCAATTTGATCTTGGTCTATTTGAGATTGTTCCTTTTAATCGTAATCAAAGATGTTTTCTTGTCTCTCGTTTTCTTTTCCGAACAAATCGAAGAACCTAATGGATCGAACTCAAACATCAAAGCGTCTGTTATATCTATTAAAGAAAAGAATTCACCCATGTCAACAGTAAGAAATAGGTCAGAATCATACCCGCTATTCCTGGGATTCTGTAATCAAAAACCCGGCAATCTCCCATCTCCGAATGGCAAAAAGTTTTCAAGGCACTCGTTAGGCCTTAAATCTTCTATATACTAG